The Rhodamnia argentea isolate NSW1041297 chromosome 10, ASM2092103v1, whole genome shotgun sequence sequence GGATAACAAGGTCAAACTTCATGTTAAAGAATTATTAATTTGGAACTATGACCCCACATGGTCTCCGGTCATCAAAATCAATTCATGTCGCAtgtagaggaaaaaaagaattctttaAGCTCGAAATATAACTTGCTAATATAAGATGGAATCCTTCATTAGTGATAGTGAAAGAGGATGCCATATTGAATTTTCCCTCACAGCATAAACAAGTTAGACTTACCATAAAAACTATTTACAGCTTTATTGGCCTCCTCTGGAGTGGAGAAGCAAACAAACCCAAAGCCCTTGCTTATTCCTTTGTCATCTCGCATCACTTTTGCAGAGATAATCATGCCACACTGACTGAAGTGTTCTCGAAGTTGCTCATCAGTGACATCATCATCAATATTCTTGATATAGATATTTGAATCCTAAAATATGAAGCGAAACAATCATaagtaaatgaaaaatgacGGCACGCTAGTGAAGCTTAAGAAGCAACTGCAGCAAATTCTACCTTGTACTTGAGAATTCGTTCTTTGCGTCTCTCCTCAAACTGCCGACGTAGTATCTCATTGCGTTCAGACCTTTTCTGTGCCCTGGCTACGTACAGAACTTTCGAGCCTGTTTTGTATGAGAGCATATAGTTTAGAAAGGCGGATTGGGCATAATCCTCTACCTACTAAGCTTCTTTGAGAACTGTAGCTTACCAAGCTGTGTTCCATCCAGAGTCTCTGTAGCTTTTTTGGCATCGTCTGGGTTTTCAAAATTCACGAAGCCAAAACCTCTTGAGGTTCCATCATCATTCTTTGCAATGACCATACTAGTGACTTTACCAAACTCAGAAAATTTCTCCTGCAAACCCTCTTCTGTGACCTCTGGATCAAGATTCTTCACATACAGATTTGTATATTTTGCATCAGCAGTTAGCAGACCACGATCACTCTTCCTGACAAATTTTGCCACATAGCTGTGCAACAAAATTACCATTGCCAGTTGAGAATTAAGAACAGAGTAGCTTCAAACAATGCTAGCTTCCACCAAAATGAGAAATTGTAAATATGAACGAATGAAGAGAAGAACTACATACATCTTCTTGCCTTCGACATTCGAGCCATTTAGATTTTCTATAGCAGCATTTGCAGATTCCTCACTATCAAATTGCACAAAGCCATGCCCTCTACTCTTCCCATCATCAGACATTGCTACTTTGCAAGACAAGATATCGCCAAATTTCTTAAACATATCTTTCAGTCCAACATTGTCAACTGAATCAGCCAAGTTCTGACCACAAATATGCCAAGTCATTAGAAAAAGGTCTATTCAATGTATGCACAGGATAAGTATGCACAAAATTCTACAAACAGAAATTGAAAGCGTATACCTTTACAAATACATttgcttttccatttttccttgcATCGGGATCGCGACATGACCAGGCAACCCTTATAACTTTCCCATGCAGCAAAGTGTGGTTCTTGGTCTCAATAGCACGTGTTGCTGTCAAATGAAAAACATGGTAACAATACTGGTACTTTCAAACACTAATAATAAGATAAGCACAAGCAGCACATCAGAAGTAACGAATGTACAGAACACTTCTTCAGTTAGATTCGTCAAACAAAATGTGATACATTAGTTGGTGGACATAGGCATTTCTTCCCCCATGGGTTCCaaaagcaggaggaggaggaagggagCTGGATGTTGCAGTTGGTTTAGCATAGGGTGCAGGAAAAGATATTGAAGGAGACCAAATGGAGAAAGTGTCATTCTGATGAATGCTGTATAAACTTATTTGGCTGAAACTATCTGTACAACTTATGATAAATTCAATCCTTCCTCACAaatcttagttttattttatcaatgccttgcagttttttcttttaatcaacCAACAAAAGAGGGAAACAAGACGGCAGACTTTTAGGAATGGATGTTTATAAATTCATGCTCTGTGCAGATGTACTTCAAAAAGAAACTGATTAGGGAAAACAGTATGTAGCAGTAGAGCTTGATAACTACATTATAATTCTGAATGTTTAAAGATCAATAAAGGCCTTCAACAGTCCCTGCAGAGTCTCGGTTAAAATACAGAATTTTGCCTCAGATATGCTACACATACATACGCTCACATAATGAATCTTCTGCAACATCCTATTACTTTCAAATATAAGAACCTTCCAAAACATATATTAAGATGAACATCACGACGTCATCAAGCATCAACTCCTTTTCTGGGCATTGCTCTGTACACATGGTGAGATCGCACTCAACAAAAATACATCAATACAGATCCAAATCCCGGGCACTAAAAGATATTaacatattataataataaacaTAGGCCGAGTTAACTAAGAATGCAAATCCAACATGGTCCTGTCAAATTCACACTGAACCAGACAAACAACACAACATGTTCTGGTAAATCAGAAAAGCTAGAAACTTTATCCAACGATACTCCATCTCAACAGCCAAGTGCACTGATCGTCTTTAgtttatcattaaaaaaaaaaaatgagaaacagcCAATTGCACTGACAGAGAATATGCCCATTGTGTCGCGCCAATCAATCAGTCAGAGAGCACCACTCGCCACCAGTTTGCTCTCttttctcgaaatttttttcgttaaattCCTCACATTGCTAGGATTACTAAATAATTATGAGAAAAGCAACCTCGCAAACGGTAAAAAAGACGAATTTTTGGTGGCACATCGATAATCGAATCGGACATTCGAGGGCCACGCGGGCGATGATTTACCATCGACGGGGGAGACGAAGTTGACGTATCCGTAACAGAGCGACCTGCCAGAGGACGAGTCCCTGCAGACGCGGACGGACGTGAGGCTCTTGAACTCGGTGAACGCCTCGAAGAGGAGGCCGTCGGAGACGTCCGGGTGGAGGTCGCCGACGTAGAGCGACGCCggagcggcggcggtggcgaccgTCGCTGGAACCGCCATTCAGCAAATCGCGAATCACAAATCGGCCAATCGGGGAATGAGGAATCCGAACGACGGAAGAGGAGGAAGGCGGGGAGAGGCGCGTTTCCGTTTCGCTTCGCTTCGCTTCGGTTTCAGAGGGACTGGTTGAATGGCattgaatgagagagagagagagagagagagagagagagagagagtgattaaTTTGTGAGTTGAGTGGATTGAATTGGGGTTAGGGAGATGGTGAGAAACGTGTAGAGATAgacagagaaagaagagagagagagagagagagagactgtgtgGGTTTTTGCATGGACGCAGGAGGTTGAGCCGTTGGCTATAAGGACGCCGGAACGAGACGACGTTCTGTAGCAGCGCGTGAGGGCCCCACCTCGCGCCCCatcccccaaaaaataaaaataaaacaagtgcaaaaataaaagaaaattcgacccacaaaaaaaaaaaaaaaagaagaagaagaaaaaaaaaaattgaaaaaaaaaaaaggaggaaaagaaacaaaagatggATTTTATGAAACTATGGATTTCGCTTTTATTCCTTGGCCCCCCCAAAAAGGTACGATGAAATTGTTGGCATATTTGGAGCAGGATGATTTCCTTTTGTCCCCCCTCTTCTTATTACCAGGGCTCTTTGCCTGTTTCGCGAAGAATgagtgattttcaaaaaaaataataataatattttcaaaaaattcatagcttataaaaatgaatgaaggagAAAACATTTACACCATGTGCACGGCTAGTTAAGGAATTTGTACGGTGACAATGCCGTGATTGCATTTAGTCAGAACAAAATACATCGTCGTGCACAAATCTTCGATTCCAAGCATGGTATTCTAAAATCTTGACCCTTTCGTTCGGGAAATAAAATAAGTGACTTTCCTATTTATGACCTTATTTGATCCGTATAAAGCACACTTGAAGCATATAAATCTTGAACCTAAAATTGAAGTTACTTCTTTGTCGTTGGCTCCAAAAATGATTTATAAAGTACAAGAAAAGGCTCATCGTTAACATTAACTTACTCATTTTTCGACCCAAGAAAATGAACATTAAAATACTCACTTTAGTCAACTAAATCAAGAAGATATCttgcacataaaaaaaatgattgacaAGATACTGGTTTTATAACATGGTCAGAAAATTTTTCAGCCTAAGAAAGTCCATGATGGCCCATATAAATTGTCAAGATGTAACTCTTTTTTTTCGTTGACTActataaaatagataaaatagtgaattttgacaaaaacaaa is a genomic window containing:
- the LOC115735013 gene encoding polyadenylate-binding protein 7, yielding MAVPATVATAAAPASLYVGDLHPDVSDGLLFEAFTEFKSLTSVRVCRDSSSGRSLCYGYVNFVSPVDATRAIETKNHTLLHGKVIRVAWSCRDPDARKNGKANVFVKNLADSVDNVGLKDMFKKFGDILSCKVAMSDDGKSRGHGFVQFDSEESANAAIENLNGSNVEGKKIYVAKFVRKSDRGLLTADAKYTNLYVKNLDPEVTEEGLQEKFSEFGKVTSMVIAKNDDGTSRGFGFVNFENPDDAKKATETLDGTQLGSKVLYVARAQKRSERNEILRRQFEERRKERILKYKDSNIYIKNIDDDVTDEQLREHFSQCGMIISAKVMRDDKGISKGFGFVCFSTPEEANKAVNSFYGCMFHGKPLYLAIAQRKDERQAHLQIQYTHQMPGLAGASTAVIPAGYPPFYYTAPSSLISQGPSRPGLMYQPIGLRPGWRSPGFPHPARPGFQPSSFPVIPSTPRENRNNRGRMNGGIAQSAPHMPPLQQSTQYVASAKDSNNNQRGRNARYVPNGHSRETNNGAGVTSSVPDSAGSGQQGTEMLSSMLSAASPEQQKQILGERLYPLVQKHKPDLVAKITGMLLEMDNSELLLLLESPESLTAKVEEAVDVLKLSKTKSSSQDSLHPSFLSAQVAVS